In Bifidobacterium sp. ESL0775, the following are encoded in one genomic region:
- a CDS encoding ATP-binding cassette domain-containing protein translates to MFDRRLFTLVPRSGAFVAAKVLSLWVSLLADIGFAFISVGLLGKLFPVLTGINADAKPSVAAKLLKDFQAVPDGYSAFVFALVIIAIIKYLAVRFSHFFGTEASERVKISLRERLYDKMLDLGPTYSEHVRTADVVQSLTEGVDRIQSFFESFLPQLAFAVLAPLTLFVVLLPLNAPTAGVLLVCAPLLIAIVVLVSVATSRAYGKYWDKYTDMGATFLDNVQGLETLKTFDADEAAARHMGEKSEDFRKSSMKVLRIELFSRLALDLVSYGGTAGAIGIVIWQVASGHLKLPAALVSILLAVMFFVPLRRLADYADTAMNGLSAVQRIYALLDAPLADDGQAALPQGVQDCSVTFRNVSYTYVPIEETDDDVLPTHHTSSSDDAQEPQEAQADEKSGATDEQNRKALDSVSFSARPNGFTAIVGVSGSGKSTIASLIAGTRSDYEGSIRLGYRVFGSVGSCELHSLKNRSLLDAVTLVDSRSHLFAGTLRENLLMAKPDATANEMWLALEGAHIDDFVYSQPQRLDMTIEADARNLSGGQRQRLSIARALLRDSPIYVFDEATSSVDADSEHLIDVTIRDLARTHTVIVITHRLSQTADAGNVVVLDGGKVVESGTHAELMALGGRYATMFHTQESIERVSHRKSWGSAYAKPQPRNPKVRRPFDFTLLDYRSHDEESQETRQGQSTSANSNRHKGNADSFTTHNATTEAARVHLAQVSAASKSGNAGGANPAATKAGQPASSHTGTGDVPAHVVGQHSNGKYPDKPADGTVRADDGDTILDVASRPRDGGKPMGTFHLVMRLLRCVGRLTPLMIGASLCGTIGRLADTFLPVSGVLALMAFFGHPVWGMSVAYSALAMVACAILHSLMRYAEEYMNHNMSFRILALLRSKTFETLRRLAPAKLTKRGDGNLTTLMTADIELLETFFAHAISPVVIALATSVVSALALWTLDPWFTLLLVLAHLFVGVVLPRFYAGNVRGIGGRIRSDSAKLGDRLIDDMHGLDEIIRFNQGRRRLTDIVSDGRNLWLFRSRLSRKDGVFAGLGAVSVIAFTFISIKMMFSIVQANPTSMAMCVVAVMLIFSSFGPALALNALPGSLNQPLAAARRLFALFDEQPAVEENGTEKPKFSTVSLKDVTFGYPAAPSRFGSSPSPALVLKDFNLTTLHSGILGVQGPSGHGKSTILKLMMRYWDPQRGSVVFSGDPLPKVEAHYRRQVETMMDQDTYLFDGTVRDNLLVADPTAKDADMHQALERASIASAIDALPQGLDTPVGELGSRLSEGERQRISLARIFLTDASLVLFDEPTSRVDALNESVILHSINTLANERPVSIVLVSHRASTMQIADRVITL, encoded by the coding sequence ATGTTCGATCGTCGGCTGTTCACCCTCGTTCCGCGTAGTGGCGCGTTTGTCGCCGCCAAAGTGCTGAGCTTGTGGGTCTCGCTGTTGGCCGACATCGGGTTCGCCTTCATTTCCGTAGGCCTTCTCGGCAAGCTTTTCCCTGTGCTCACCGGCATCAACGCCGACGCCAAGCCCTCCGTGGCGGCGAAACTGTTAAAGGATTTCCAGGCGGTGCCGGATGGCTATTCCGCATTCGTTTTCGCCTTGGTCATCATCGCCATCATCAAATACCTGGCCGTCCGGTTTTCGCATTTCTTCGGTACCGAGGCCTCGGAACGCGTCAAGATCTCATTACGCGAACGTTTGTATGACAAAATGCTCGATTTGGGACCGACTTATTCGGAGCACGTCAGGACCGCCGATGTGGTGCAATCGCTGACCGAAGGCGTCGACCGGATACAGAGTTTCTTTGAATCGTTCCTGCCGCAACTCGCTTTCGCCGTCTTGGCGCCCCTGACCTTGTTCGTGGTGTTGTTGCCGCTGAACGCGCCGACGGCCGGCGTGCTTCTGGTCTGCGCCCCGCTGCTCATCGCCATCGTCGTCCTGGTTTCGGTGGCGACCTCGCGCGCGTATGGCAAGTATTGGGACAAATACACCGATATGGGCGCCACGTTCCTTGACAACGTCCAGGGACTCGAGACCTTGAAGACCTTCGACGCCGACGAGGCCGCAGCCCGGCACATGGGCGAGAAATCCGAGGATTTCCGCAAGTCTTCTATGAAAGTTCTTCGTATCGAACTGTTTTCGCGCTTGGCCTTGGACCTGGTCTCCTACGGCGGAACGGCCGGAGCCATCGGCATCGTCATCTGGCAGGTCGCCTCAGGGCATTTGAAACTGCCTGCGGCGTTGGTGTCCATCCTGCTCGCGGTCATGTTCTTCGTGCCGTTGCGCCGTCTCGCCGACTATGCCGACACCGCCATGAACGGGCTTTCCGCCGTACAGCGGATCTATGCGCTGCTCGATGCGCCACTCGCCGATGACGGGCAGGCCGCCTTGCCGCAGGGTGTGCAGGATTGCTCGGTGACCTTCCGCAATGTCAGCTACACGTATGTCCCGATCGAGGAAACGGATGACGACGTGCTGCCGACCCACCACACCTCGTCTTCGGACGATGCGCAAGAGCCGCAGGAAGCGCAAGCCGACGAGAAAAGCGGCGCGACCGATGAGCAGAACCGCAAAGCCTTGGATTCGGTCAGTTTCAGCGCTCGCCCCAACGGGTTCACCGCCATCGTCGGGGTCAGCGGCTCCGGCAAATCGACCATCGCCTCGCTGATCGCCGGAACACGCAGTGATTACGAAGGATCGATCAGGCTCGGCTATCGCGTCTTCGGCAGCGTCGGCAGTTGCGAATTGCACAGCCTTAAGAACCGTTCGCTGTTGGATGCCGTCACACTGGTGGATTCGCGCAGCCATCTGTTCGCCGGCACCTTGCGCGAGAACCTGTTGATGGCCAAACCAGACGCCACGGCCAACGAGATGTGGCTGGCGCTCGAAGGCGCCCATATCGACGATTTCGTCTATTCCCAGCCCCAGCGGCTCGACATGACCATCGAGGCGGACGCGCGCAACCTCTCCGGCGGCCAGCGCCAGCGCCTCTCAATCGCACGGGCGCTGCTGCGTGACAGCCCGATCTACGTGTTCGACGAAGCGACCAGCAGCGTCGACGCGGACAGCGAGCACCTCATTGACGTGACGATCCGCGATCTGGCCCGGACCCATACGGTCATCGTGATCACGCATCGGCTTTCCCAGACGGCCGACGCCGGCAACGTCGTGGTGCTTGATGGCGGCAAGGTCGTGGAAAGCGGCACTCACGCCGAGCTCATGGCTTTGGGCGGCAGGTATGCCACGATGTTCCACACCCAGGAGTCGATCGAACGTGTGTCTCACCGTAAGAGCTGGGGAAGCGCTTACGCCAAGCCGCAGCCGCGTAATCCCAAGGTGAGAAGGCCCTTCGATTTCACGTTACTGGACTATCGTTCCCATGACGAGGAAAGCCAAGAAACCAGACAAGGGCAATCAACCTCGGCAAACAGTAATAGACACAAAGGGAATGCGGATAGCTTCACCACCCATAATGCGACAACCGAAGCCGCGCGCGTTCATCTTGCGCAGGTCTCGGCTGCATCAAAATCCGGCAATGCCGGTGGCGCAAATCCCGCTGCTACGAAAGCAGGCCAGCCGGCCTCTTCGCATACAGGCACTGGTGATGTGCCTGCACATGTTGTAGGGCAACATTCAAATGGCAAATATCCGGACAAACCAGCTGATGGCACCGTTCGCGCCGATGACGGCGACACGATATTGGACGTCGCCAGCCGTCCGCGCGATGGCGGCAAACCCATGGGCACCTTCCACCTGGTGATGAGGCTCCTACGCTGCGTCGGCAGGCTCACCCCATTGATGATTGGCGCGAGCCTGTGCGGAACCATCGGCCGCCTCGCCGACACCTTCCTGCCGGTCTCCGGAGTGCTGGCGCTGATGGCGTTCTTCGGCCATCCGGTCTGGGGCATGAGCGTGGCCTATTCGGCGCTCGCGATGGTGGCCTGCGCCATTCTGCACAGCCTGATGCGTTACGCCGAGGAATACATGAACCACAACATGAGCTTCCGCATACTCGCCCTCTTGCGTTCGAAGACCTTTGAGACGTTGCGCAGGCTGGCCCCAGCGAAGCTGACGAAACGAGGCGACGGCAACCTCACCACGCTGATGACCGCCGACATCGAGCTTCTGGAAACCTTCTTCGCCCACGCCATCTCGCCGGTGGTCATCGCGCTGGCGACTTCGGTGGTCTCCGCGCTCGCCCTGTGGACGTTGGACCCTTGGTTCACGTTGCTGCTGGTACTCGCCCATCTCTTCGTCGGCGTGGTGCTGCCCCGCTTCTACGCGGGCAATGTGCGTGGCATCGGCGGCAGGATCCGCTCCGATTCCGCCAAATTAGGCGACAGGCTGATCGACGACATGCACGGCCTTGACGAGATCATCCGCTTCAACCAAGGGCGTCGTCGCCTGACCGACATCGTCTCTGACGGCAGGAACCTCTGGCTGTTTAGAAGCAGGTTGAGCCGCAAGGATGGTGTGTTTGCTGGGCTCGGGGCCGTTTCGGTCATCGCGTTCACCTTCATCTCGATCAAGATGATGTTCAGCATCGTCCAGGCCAACCCCACGTCGATGGCCATGTGCGTGGTCGCGGTGATGCTTATTTTCAGCTCCTTCGGCCCCGCTCTCGCGCTCAATGCGCTGCCGGGCAGCCTCAACCAGCCGCTCGCCGCGGCCCGCCGCCTGTTCGCTCTCTTCGACGAGCAGCCGGCCGTCGAGGAGAACGGAACGGAAAAGCCGAAATTCAGTACCGTCTCCCTGAAGGATGTGACGTTCGGCTATCCGGCGGCCCCATCTCGTTTCGGTTCCAGCCCTTCGCCGGCGCTGGTGCTCAAGGACTTCAACCTGACGACCCTTCATTCGGGCATTCTCGGGGTGCAAGGGCCTTCGGGGCATGGCAAATCCACAATCCTGAAACTGATGATGCGCTACTGGGACCCGCAACGGGGCTCAGTGGTTTTCTCCGGCGACCCGTTGCCGAAGGTCGAGGCGCATTACCGCCGCCAGGTCGAGACGATGATGGACCAAGACACCTACCTCTTCGACGGCACCGTGCGCGACAATCTGTTGGTCGCCGACCCGACTGCCAAAGACGCCGACATGCACCAGGCGTTGGAACGTGCCTCGATCGCCAGCGCCATCGACGCCTTGCCGCAGGGTTTGGATACCCCGGTCGGCGAGCTTGGCAGCAGGCTTTCCGAGGGGGAGCGGCAGCGCATAAGCCTGGCCAGGATTTTCCTGACCGATGCCTCGCTGGTGCTTTTCGACGAGCCCACCAGTCGTGTGGATGCGCTGAACGAGTCGGTCATTCTCCACTCGATCAACACCCTGGCCAACGAGCGTCCGGTCTCCATTGTTCTCGTCTCCCATCGCGCTTCCACCATGCAGATCGCCGATCGCGTGATTACGCTGTAA
- a CDS encoding Zn-dependent alcohol dehydrogenase, with protein MPQKIKASVAYGVGKGFAQPEEIIIDDPIGAEVLVDVKASGLCHSDLHLVEDDDQFFPFPAVIGHEVAGVVEAVGPEVQGIKVGDHVVASLEQVCGHCANCLNGHPQSCSQQQECVRKPGEKPRLSFPDGRPITQAFGTGGFAEKALIHENQLAVVNNEVKWDEAACIGCATITGAGAAINTAHVRPGDTVAVVGTGGIGLNIISGARICGAKKIIAIDLLDNKLEFAKKFGATDVINSKNEDPVAKVRELTDGGVDEAFEAIGFESTMKQCWDMLGVDGTAYCIGLAKPDATINLEINPADLLVHQRGFKGVWMGSTNIKHDIPMYADLAVDGRLNMHDIVTQHINLSQIDEAYVQLKKGEVIRSVITEF; from the coding sequence ATGCCACAAAAAATCAAAGCTTCGGTCGCGTACGGAGTGGGCAAAGGATTCGCCCAACCTGAAGAGATTATCATCGACGATCCGATTGGCGCTGAGGTGCTGGTGGACGTCAAGGCGAGTGGCCTTTGCCATTCCGATTTGCATTTGGTGGAGGACGACGACCAGTTCTTCCCGTTCCCGGCCGTCATCGGCCATGAGGTCGCCGGTGTCGTCGAGGCTGTTGGCCCGGAAGTCCAAGGCATCAAAGTCGGTGATCATGTCGTCGCTTCGCTGGAGCAGGTATGCGGCCATTGCGCCAATTGCTTGAACGGCCATCCGCAGTCCTGCTCGCAGCAGCAGGAGTGCGTGCGCAAGCCCGGCGAGAAGCCGCGCCTGTCCTTCCCGGACGGCCGCCCGATCACCCAGGCCTTCGGCACCGGCGGTTTCGCCGAGAAGGCGCTGATCCATGAGAACCAGCTCGCCGTGGTCAACAACGAGGTCAAGTGGGACGAAGCCGCTTGCATCGGCTGCGCCACCATCACCGGAGCCGGCGCCGCGATCAACACCGCGCACGTCCGTCCTGGTGACACCGTCGCCGTCGTAGGCACGGGTGGCATCGGCCTCAACATCATCTCCGGCGCTCGCATTTGCGGTGCCAAGAAGATCATCGCCATCGACCTGCTCGACAACAAGCTCGAGTTCGCGAAGAAGTTCGGCGCCACCGACGTCATCAACTCCAAGAACGAGGATCCTGTCGCCAAAGTGCGCGAGCTCACCGACGGCGGTGTCGACGAGGCGTTCGAGGCCATCGGCTTCGAGTCCACGATGAAGCAGTGCTGGGATATGCTCGGCGTTGACGGCACCGCGTACTGCATTGGCCTCGCCAAGCCCGACGCGACCATCAACCTCGAGATCAACCCGGCCGACCTGCTGGTCCACCAGCGCGGCTTCAAGGGCGTCTGGATGGGCTCGACCAACATCAAGCACGACATCCCGATGTACGCCGACCTCGCCGTCGACGGCCGTCTGAATATGCACGACATCGTCACCCAGCACATCAACCTGAGCCAGATCGACGAGGCCTACGTCCAGCTTAAGAAGGGCGAAGTCATCCGCTCCGTCATCACCGAGTTCTGA
- a CDS encoding LacI family DNA-binding transcriptional regulator — translation MTHDATHHGMHEEHRHITLRSVADAAGVSLKTASNVINGTGRMTDTTREKVKKVIAELGYQVNVAARNLNRGQTGFITLAVPTLTPPYLAELANRVIDEARKRRYSVYVTTYAEGSAKGARDMLRSFNPTVSDGIILSMSELEDISAEDFDVDFPLVVVGSRTTWGKADHVTPDDVGAAAKATGYLISKGSSHLAVVGAREPFDEKRLASAKEGNAELRLRGFVEECRRRDCNLDPELIGVTPKDWTIGAGARATQALIDTGKPFDGLLALNDQLALGAISVLLTNGIRVPEDVQVIGFDNSEESAYLQTPLTTMDSRLDWTAPTAVERIIGRIHGTIKAPELLTAESRIIVRSTTRK, via the coding sequence ATGACGCATGACGCGACGCATCACGGTATGCATGAGGAGCATCGGCATATCACGCTGCGCAGTGTGGCCGATGCTGCCGGGGTTTCGCTCAAAACGGCTTCGAACGTCATCAACGGCACCGGTCGCATGACGGACACCACACGCGAGAAGGTCAAGAAGGTCATCGCCGAGCTGGGCTATCAGGTCAACGTGGCGGCCCGCAACCTCAATCGTGGGCAGACCGGGTTCATCACCCTCGCGGTGCCGACGCTCACCCCGCCATACCTTGCGGAACTGGCGAACCGAGTGATCGACGAGGCGCGCAAACGCAGGTATTCCGTTTATGTCACCACGTATGCGGAAGGCTCGGCGAAAGGCGCGCGAGACATGCTGCGTTCGTTCAATCCCACCGTCTCTGACGGCATCATCCTTTCGATGAGCGAGCTGGAGGACATCTCGGCCGAGGACTTCGATGTTGATTTCCCTCTGGTCGTCGTCGGCTCGCGCACGACGTGGGGCAAGGCCGACCATGTGACCCCAGACGATGTGGGGGCGGCGGCGAAAGCGACCGGTTACCTTATTTCCAAAGGCAGCTCTCATTTGGCGGTGGTGGGCGCCCGCGAGCCATTCGACGAAAAGCGGTTGGCCAGCGCCAAAGAAGGCAACGCCGAGCTGCGCCTGCGAGGCTTCGTCGAGGAATGCCGTCGGCGTGATTGCAACCTCGACCCGGAATTGATCGGGGTCACCCCCAAGGACTGGACCATCGGTGCTGGCGCCCGTGCCACGCAGGCGCTGATCGATACCGGCAAGCCATTTGATGGCCTGCTGGCGTTGAACGACCAATTGGCCCTCGGGGCGATCTCCGTGCTTTTGACCAACGGCATCAGGGTTCCTGAAGACGTCCAGGTCATCGGTTTCGACAACAGCGAGGAATCCGCCTATCTGCAGACCCCGCTGACCACGATGGACTCGCGTCTGGATTGGACGGCGCCCACCGCCGTCGAGCGCATCATCGGCCGTATCCACGGCACCATCAAGGCCCCGGAACTGCTCACGGCTGAATCAAGGATCATCGTCCGGTCGACAACCAGAAAATAA
- a CDS encoding aldo/keto reductase, with protein MSTEETVGKGAEVPYITLSDGNRIPQIGLGMLRIGDDEVTDVVKSGLEVGYRHIDAAAGYNNEPGVGRALAETGFNTGAARKTLWVTTKLKDSEQGYDNALKAFDRQSNDLRLDYVDMYMLHWPTPFNWRSGETWKAFVRLRDEGRVRTLGVCNFLPEHLERLHRETGEWPTVNQIELHPTWQQREVVAFCKEHNVAVEAYSPMARGADLNAGDGTIARIAQAHGVSPAQVILRWHIENGTIIIPKSVHTARQRENLDLFGFSLTSDEHAQIDALDGPTRAGHDPMTFTYA; from the coding sequence ATGAGCACAGAAGAGACCGTTGGAAAAGGCGCGGAGGTTCCGTATATTACGTTGAGCGATGGCAACAGGATTCCGCAGATCGGCCTTGGTATGCTGCGTATCGGCGATGATGAGGTGACCGATGTCGTCAAGTCCGGGCTTGAAGTCGGTTATCGCCATATCGACGCGGCCGCCGGCTACAACAACGAACCGGGCGTCGGGCGTGCGCTCGCGGAAACGGGCTTCAATACCGGAGCGGCGCGCAAGACGCTCTGGGTGACCACCAAGCTTAAGGATTCCGAGCAGGGTTACGACAACGCGCTCAAGGCCTTCGACCGCCAGTCGAACGACCTGCGCCTCGATTACGTCGACATGTACATGCTGCATTGGCCGACGCCGTTCAACTGGCGTTCCGGCGAGACATGGAAGGCCTTCGTCAGGCTGCGTGACGAAGGGCGCGTGCGCACGCTCGGTGTCTGCAACTTCCTGCCGGAACATCTCGAACGTCTGCATCGCGAGACCGGCGAATGGCCGACGGTCAATCAGATCGAGTTGCACCCCACTTGGCAGCAGCGAGAGGTCGTCGCGTTCTGCAAGGAGCACAACGTCGCCGTCGAGGCATATTCGCCGATGGCCCGCGGCGCCGATCTCAACGCGGGGGACGGCACCATCGCCCGCATCGCACAAGCCCATGGCGTCTCGCCCGCCCAGGTCATCCTGCGTTGGCATATCGAGAACGGCACCATCATCATCCCCAAGTCCGTCCACACCGCCCGTCAACGAGAGAACCTTGACCTCTTCGGCTTCTCCTTGACCTCCGACGAACACGCGCAAATCGATGCCTTGGACGGTCCGACTCGCGCCGGCCACGACCCGATGACGTTCACTTATGCATAA